The following proteins are encoded in a genomic region of Clostridium kluyveri:
- a CDS encoding ABC transporter permease, with protein sequence MISFLKNNYYRIKSRKYYIVISLLMTMISIILAVYLTSNLKVKYSIAVVTKSKVSVFKSDNIKFTIMEREPPKSQLVLGGYDGIIIDKGNGKYHVDTIKGDDFRKILEKIVRKPEGFVPQVKDSRGVGTNIIGYLFMFILLQCILFMFTLAEDMELKQIERIAASPVSFLKYLMSHFIFTFFFIFVPAFFILLMMKCILRFNIGFSLVQYGSFLAIICSLGITFSMFINSLVKISDTANMVGGSIVIITTILGGSFYSFEKGNEILEKVIWIIPQKDFLSFVQGLEGGKTVLEVLPQVIYVIVISLVFFVFSVIKMKKDYVLRRD encoded by the coding sequence ATGATAAGTTTTCTTAAGAATAACTATTACAGAATTAAAAGCAGAAAATATTATATTGTTATTTCACTGCTAATGACAATGATTTCTATAATTTTAGCAGTATATTTAACTTCAAATTTAAAAGTTAAATATAGTATTGCAGTGGTAACTAAAAGCAAGGTATCGGTTTTTAAATCAGATAATATTAAATTTACTATTATGGAGAGAGAACCTCCCAAGTCCCAACTAGTACTTGGTGGGTATGATGGTATTATAATTGATAAGGGTAATGGAAAATATCATGTCGATACAATAAAAGGTGATGATTTTAGAAAAATATTGGAGAAAATAGTAAGGAAGCCGGAAGGTTTTGTACCACAAGTTAAAGATAGCAGAGGTGTAGGTACTAATATTATAGGATATCTTTTTATGTTTATTTTGCTTCAGTGTATTTTATTCATGTTTACTCTGGCAGAAGATATGGAATTGAAACAAATAGAAAGAATTGCAGCTTCACCGGTATCCTTTCTAAAATATTTGATGTCTCATTTTATATTTACTTTTTTCTTTATTTTTGTACCGGCATTTTTTATATTATTGATGATGAAATGTATTTTAAGGTTTAATATAGGCTTCAGTTTAGTACAGTATGGGAGTTTTTTGGCAATAATATGCTCCCTTGGCATAACCTTTTCGATGTTTATTAATTCTCTTGTAAAAATATCGGATACTGCAAATATGGTAGGAGGTTCAATTGTAATAATTACAACAATTCTAGGAGGAAGTTTTTATTCCTTTGAAAAGGGAAATGAAATACTTGAGAAAGTTATATGGATTATTCCACAGAAAGACTTTTTAAGCTTTGTACAGGGATTGGAAGGTGGAAAAACAGTTTTAGAAGTGCTGCCGCAGGTTATATATGTAATAGTAATATCTTTAGTGTTTTTTGTTTTTTCCGTGATAAAAATGAAAAAAGACTATGTGCTTAGAAGGGATTGA
- a CDS encoding phenylpyruvate tautomerase MIF-related protein, with translation MPYIGSRLTMELSKKQKEDLKRKMGEIIAEIPGKSEEWLMVSFDDNKTVYFRGKEMDKAAFVEVKIFGTTEREYKDKVTHLICSLYEKELDIPGDSIYITFSEVSDWGFNGKLF, from the coding sequence ATGCCTTATATAGGTTCAAGACTGACAATGGAACTTTCAAAAAAGCAAAAGGAAGATTTAAAGAGAAAAATGGGAGAAATTATTGCAGAAATTCCAGGAAAATCTGAAGAATGGCTCATGGTAAGTTTTGATGATAATAAAACTGTTTATTTTAGAGGAAAAGAAATGGATAAAGCAGCTTTTGTGGAGGTAAAGATATTTGGAACTACTGAAAGAGAATATAAAGATAAGGTTACCCATTTAATATGTTCTCTTTATGAAAAAGAGCTTGATATACCAGGAGACAGCATATATATAACTTTTAGTGAGGTAAGTGACTGGGGGTTTAATGGTAAATTATTCTAA
- a CDS encoding PadR family transcriptional regulator: MKQTQLLKGVLEGCVLLVVLGNEVYGYEMVQLLKEYGFKKIVAGTVYPLLQKLEKQGYLSSTIKPSPEGPDRKYYHITPEGKIHCQGFIEQWEDLASTVDNLICLKGEKLYE; encoded by the coding sequence TTGAAGCAAACTCAGCTTTTGAAAGGTGTACTTGAAGGATGTGTTCTTCTTGTTGTTTTGGGAAATGAAGTATACGGATATGAAATGGTACAGTTGTTAAAAGAATATGGGTTTAAGAAAATAGTTGCAGGTACTGTGTATCCATTATTACAAAAATTAGAAAAGCAAGGTTATCTTTCAAGTACAATAAAACCTTCACCAGAGGGTCCAGATAGAAAGTACTATCATATAACTCCAGAAGGAAAGATTCATTGCCAAGGATTTATTGAACAGTGGGAAGACTTGGCATCTACTGTTGACAATCTGATATGTTTGAAAGGAGAAAAGCTATATGAGTAA
- a CDS encoding response regulator transcription factor, which produces MKYESDFYINLSYAEKVHYRQIINICKIETKSILSKREIEVLNEIAAGASNKEIAEHLCISLATVKSHIINIYSKLEVNSRVRAIKAAKRHGYI; this is translated from the coding sequence ATGAAATATGAATCAGACTTTTATATTAACCTGAGTTATGCAGAAAAGGTGCATTACAGGCAGATAATAAATATTTGTAAGATTGAGACAAAATCTATTTTAAGCAAAAGGGAAATTGAGGTGCTTAATGAAATAGCAGCAGGTGCATCAAATAAAGAAATTGCAGAGCATCTTTGTATTTCACTGGCTACAGTTAAATCTCATATAATCAATATATACAGCAAGCTTGAGGTAAATAGTAGAGTCAGGGCAATTAAAGCAGCTAAAAGACATGGGTATATTTAA
- a CDS encoding DUF4179 domain-containing protein translates to MKYEPKNGFEKITISNRLDDVIKKSISKAKRDKKIRIIKLKLIKINAAIASLIIIFISSVNFVPAFAESLNDVPVISSIANAVQFHYDKNINSAVNQNLSQDISKIQKDKNISITIDNIITDDKDIFILYTLNGTMADEDIKNLLLEKFSISDNNGKILLSSNDFRSQILPPKLNNKNEDSLSLSNTNYKCIISSLGNSIKNYSQNKKTFGSIELISIKDMKIPDEINLMVSGITEAYNMSYSKEAYSNFTSKFNREPKNISGNWNFEIKLDKNLKSQKPEKYNNIPFSINNTDFTLKSVKIYPTHTEIRIQLGKNSIDKSQCNSIGRIIGGDNSKLPYLTDEKGNKYSISGNALVSMDSENCINLSFESPYFNKINKLYLVINQLNYSNGEPYVNINPTKIKIK, encoded by the coding sequence ATGAAGTATGAGCCTAAAAATGGATTTGAAAAAATTACTATATCGAACAGGCTTGATGACGTAATTAAAAAATCTATTTCAAAAGCGAAGAGGGATAAAAAAATAAGAATTATAAAACTAAAGTTGATTAAGATTAATGCTGCGATAGCTTCATTGATTATTATTTTTATCAGTAGTGTTAATTTTGTACCTGCTTTTGCAGAGTCATTAAATGATGTGCCTGTAATATCATCTATAGCCAATGCCGTACAATTTCATTATGATAAAAATATAAATAGTGCTGTAAATCAAAATTTGTCTCAAGATATAAGTAAAATTCAAAAAGATAAAAATATAAGTATTACTATTGATAATATAATTACAGATGATAAAGATATATTTATATTATATACGTTAAATGGAACAATGGCTGATGAGGATATCAAAAATCTTTTGTTGGAAAAATTTTCTATAAGTGATAACAATGGAAAAATTCTCTTGAGTAGTAATGATTTTAGGTCGCAAATACTTCCGCCTAAGCTGAATAATAAAAATGAAGATAGCTTATCGTTAAGCAATACAAATTATAAATGCATAATTTCATCATTAGGTAATTCTATTAAAAATTATTCTCAAAATAAGAAAACTTTTGGTTCAATAGAGTTAATAAGTATAAAGGATATGAAAATACCTGATGAAATAAATTTAATGGTTTCAGGTATTACTGAAGCATATAATATGTCTTACTCTAAAGAAGCTTACAGTAATTTTACTTCAAAATTCAATAGAGAGCCAAAAAATATATCTGGCAATTGGAATTTTGAAATAAAACTTGACAAAAACCTAAAATCACAAAAACCAGAAAAATATAATAATATTCCATTTTCAATTAATAATACTGATTTCACTTTAAAAAGTGTAAAAATCTACCCTACCCATACTGAAATTAGGATACAATTAGGTAAAAATAGTATCGATAAATCTCAATGTAACTCAATTGGAAGAATAATTGGAGGGGATAATAGCAAATTGCCTTATTTGACAGATGAGAAAGGAAATAAATATAGTATTTCAGGAAATGCTCTGGTAAGTATGGATTCGGAAAATTGTATAAATTTATCATTTGAAAGCCCTTACTTTAACAAAATAAATAAATTATATCTGGTGATAAATCAACTTAATTATTCAAATGGTGAACCTTATGTAAATATAAATCCAACAAAAATAAAAATTAAATAG
- a CDS encoding tetratricopeptide repeat protein: MEDTFKLNEIEVMPISEIDKLSLKETTKAFILMKDASLLYARCRYDEALNSIDKAMSYASIHNNFYIHFFSFGIKSQILEDMGEFNKCEFLYNEMNKILKSNEDVNIFNTNFYIGITGIYLKQMDLKNAEKCLENVGEYISSIVLSADRGYRYNLAEYKFVIGDTEEALKLVRELMNMRTYNNITFMASLLKYGFRLNKFYGELVIRFKADYESMDKTQRSLDSKLLYANILFREGKIEEAIKLTDEILKYSRKNKIKLKMVQASLFKINMIYDNLAKKREIINLFREALFYSCEDKIL; encoded by the coding sequence GTGGAAGATACTTTTAAATTAAATGAGATTGAAGTTATGCCAATTTCAGAAATTGACAAGTTATCTTTGAAAGAAACTACAAAGGCTTTTATACTCATGAAAGATGCATCCTTATTATATGCCCGGTGCAGATATGATGAGGCTTTAAATTCTATAGATAAGGCTATGAGTTATGCATCAATCCATAATAACTTTTATATTCACTTCTTTTCTTTTGGTATAAAATCTCAGATATTAGAGGACATGGGAGAATTCAATAAATGTGAGTTTTTATATAATGAGATGAATAAAATACTAAAATCCAATGAAGATGTGAATATTTTTAATACAAACTTTTATATAGGTATTACAGGTATTTATCTAAAGCAGATGGATTTAAAGAATGCAGAAAAGTGCCTTGAAAATGTAGGTGAATATATTTCTAGTATAGTTCTTTCAGCAGATAGGGGATATAGGTATAATTTAGCAGAATATAAATTTGTTATTGGAGACACAGAAGAGGCCCTTAAGCTGGTTAGAGAACTTATGAATATGAGAACTTATAATAATATTACATTTATGGCCTCTCTTTTAAAATACGGTTTCCGGCTGAATAAATTTTACGGTGAACTGGTGATACGTTTTAAAGCAGATTATGAAAGTATGGATAAAACACAGAGGAGCCTGGATAGCAAACTGCTTTATGCAAATATATTGTTTAGAGAGGGAAAAATTGAAGAAGCTATAAAACTTACTGATGAGATTTTAAAATATTCCCGAAAAAATAAAATAAAGCTAAAAATGGTGCAGGCATCTCTTTTTAAAATTAATATGATATATGACAATTTGGCGAAAAAGCGTGAAATAATAAATCTATTTAGGGAAGCACTATTTTATAGCTGTGAAGATAAAATCCTTTAG
- a CDS encoding TRAFAC clade GTPase domain-containing protein — translation MLNFISLVFLGTAGIIAGIIYGFFKCALSYFKAFNYSFNRKYSLKTKAKLGEPAAEKYFFNKQYEDLSNTYESAKSINSGNILMLKNELNTKSYFTYYRVKTAQKVIYILGNLINVICVSIHFLIVTIISMPIYLFYFIVLCGEKFKFKRGKIGGVCPRCLTRFNIPYYICPNCGRVHKMLTPGPYGIIKRRCKCKEVIPCTNLGGRFKLKAICPVCGGDIESRESSPLCIPVVGPESSGKTSFIYSAINTLKDHISRERKWNIEFLNENCGDKIRRCLESFKKGIPPEKTDNSHTEVYNIFINSSRFFNEKLLYFYDIGGEYFNSRANIRTQKHYKYIEGLIFVIDPLCMAQGEKYIKKNESVKSGFMDINIHDFIDRFILALREINQIDPKKLIAIPSAIVINKMDLFGYNGPIEDFLREMGEDAIIKKFEYNFASYKFFSCSLFPYEETAAAEVVKWILGETNSKFEFLEKGKHESVRSV, via the coding sequence ATGCTTAATTTTATTTCATTGGTGTTTTTAGGTACAGCAGGCATAATTGCAGGAATAATCTATGGATTTTTTAAGTGTGCATTAAGCTATTTTAAAGCCTTCAATTATAGTTTTAATAGAAAATATTCACTGAAAACCAAGGCAAAATTGGGAGAACCTGCAGCGGAAAAATATTTTTTTAATAAACAGTATGAGGATTTGTCAAATACTTATGAAAGTGCAAAATCCATTAACAGTGGTAATATTTTAATGTTAAAGAATGAACTCAATACAAAATCATATTTTACATATTACAGGGTAAAGACTGCTCAAAAAGTAATATATATATTGGGTAATTTAATAAATGTAATCTGTGTCTCAATACATTTTTTAATAGTAACCATTATAAGTATGCCCATTTACCTGTTTTATTTTATAGTGTTATGTGGTGAAAAGTTTAAATTCAAAAGAGGGAAAATAGGAGGAGTGTGTCCAAGGTGTCTAACCAGATTTAATATACCTTATTATATATGTCCAAACTGTGGAAGGGTTCATAAAATGTTAACTCCGGGACCCTATGGTATAATTAAAAGAAGGTGCAAGTGCAAAGAAGTAATTCCCTGTACTAATTTAGGAGGAAGATTCAAACTTAAGGCCATATGTCCTGTATGTGGAGGAGATATTGAAAGCAGAGAATCCTCTCCCCTGTGTATACCTGTTGTAGGTCCTGAATCTTCCGGGAAAACTTCCTTTATATATTCTGCTATAAATACCTTAAAGGATCATATTTCACGAGAGAGAAAATGGAATATAGAATTTCTAAATGAAAATTGTGGGGATAAGATTAGAAGATGTTTGGAATCCTTTAAAAAAGGTATTCCACCTGAAAAGACTGATAACAGTCACACAGAAGTATATAATATTTTTATAAATTCATCTAGGTTTTTCAATGAAAAACTTTTGTATTTTTATGATATTGGAGGGGAATATTTTAATTCAAGAGCTAACATAAGAACACAAAAGCACTATAAGTATATAGAAGGTTTGATTTTTGTCATAGATCCCTTGTGCATGGCCCAGGGAGAAAAGTATATTAAGAAAAATGAATCTGTAAAAAGTGGGTTCATGGATATAAATATACATGATTTTATAGATCGTTTTATACTGGCATTAAGGGAAATTAATCAAATCGACCCTAAGAAGCTTATTGCAATACCTTCTGCAATTGTAATAAATAAAATGGACTTGTTTGGGTATAATGGACCTATAGAAGATTTTCTTCGAGAGATGGGAGAAGATGCCATAATAAAAAAATTTGAATATAACTTTGCAAGTTATAAATTCTTTTCCTGCAGTTTGTTCCCATATGAAGAAACTGCTGCAGCAGAGGTTGTAAAGTGGATTTTAGGTGAGACAAATAGTAAGTTTGAATTTTTAGAAAAGGGGAAACATGAAAGTGTGAGGAGTGTATAA
- a CDS encoding MerR family transcriptional regulator has protein sequence MENNIINNSKINMYRTKDVAEMLNTNTQTIRNYCATFRNILDTNHKSGQHRNFTVEDINKLKLIKQLLQEKHLTSKQIIEYFNNSKNNELNNFDFKLLVQAISDAMLPQIEDIIIKNLQTQTGDIKDAITDKSDDINNNINKLLFGEEEIKTTVNQIKNEQTQYISRVQRRRNIRKKRGIHFYLKKFCFWNFLIPKNTET, from the coding sequence ATGGAAAATAATATAATTAACAATTCTAAAATCAATATGTACAGAACTAAAGATGTTGCTGAAATGCTGAACACTAATACTCAAACAATCAGAAATTATTGTGCTACTTTTAGAAATATCTTAGATACCAATCATAAAAGTGGTCAGCATAGAAATTTCACTGTAGAAGATATCAATAAACTAAAGTTAATCAAACAGTTGTTGCAAGAAAAACATTTGACTTCAAAACAGATAATCGAATATTTTAATAATTCTAAAAATAATGAACTTAATAATTTTGATTTTAAATTATTAGTACAAGCTATATCTGATGCTATGCTCCCTCAAATAGAAGATATCATTATTAAAAATCTTCAAACGCAAACCGGTGATATTAAAGATGCTATTACCGATAAATCTGATGATATAAATAACAATATAAATAAATTGTTATTTGGTGAAGAAGAAATTAAAACTACTGTAAATCAAATTAAAAATGAACAAACTCAATATATAAGCAGGGTCCAGAGAAGAAGGAATATAAGAAAGAAACGAGGTATACACTTTTATTTAAAAAAATTTTGTTTTTGGAATTTCTTAATACCTAAGAATACCGAAACATAA
- a CDS encoding sigma-70 family RNA polymerase sigma factor — MKETDKIQILVDNAKKGDDTSFVELINSYKENLYKMAFIYVKNEQDALDIVSDTVYKAYMNINKLRESQYFSSWIIKILINLSINKLKSNKNIVYVDDYNLLDKDSNISEIEFNISKNIDLYNAMDNLSIKYKNLIILKYFQDMTIPQISKLLEYPEGTVKVYLRRALKKLKVELEKGYI, encoded by the coding sequence GTGAAAGAAACAGATAAAATTCAAATTCTTGTGGATAATGCTAAAAAAGGGGATGATACATCATTTGTTGAGTTAATAAATTCTTATAAAGAAAATCTTTATAAAATGGCGTTTATATACGTTAAAAATGAACAGGATGCTTTGGATATTGTGAGTGATACTGTATATAAAGCTTATATGAATATAAATAAATTAAGAGAATCACAGTATTTTAGCAGTTGGATTATAAAAATACTCATAAATTTATCTATAAATAAATTGAAAAGTAATAAAAATATTGTTTATGTAGATGATTATAATTTATTAGATAAAGATAGCAATATTTCAGAAATAGAATTTAACATATCTAAAAATATTGACTTATATAATGCTATGGATAATTTGAGTATAAAATATAAAAACTTAATTATTTTAAAATATTTTCAGGATATGACTATTCCTCAAATTTCTAAACTTTTGGAATATCCGGAAGGTACGGTAAAAGTTTATTTACGAAGAGCATTAAAAAAATTAAAAGTTGAATTAGAAAAGGGGTATATTTAA
- a CDS encoding VanZ family protein yields MFITTIKALVYEYLCVIFFCVIFQIIMIKEEHKNGHRYSLNHFVWVYIFYIYITLVLICTGIGTIYEFTRYTKLHETISILTQFNLIPFNSISGGIMTHFANIIMFMPLGFLLPFIWRQFKSPWKVIGTALLFSMMIELSQLLNMRSTDIDDLIMNTIGAFLGWTIYSLFKKLFKDNHEKQFHNLDKATLSFLAHYEACFYLILSFAGVFFLYNPLLF; encoded by the coding sequence ATGTTTATTACAACTATCAAAGCTTTAGTTTATGAATACCTATGTGTAATATTCTTTTGTGTTATATTTCAAATAATTATGATTAAAGAAGAACATAAAAATGGACATAGGTATAGTTTAAATCATTTTGTATGGGTATACATTTTTTACATATATATAACCCTTGTACTTATTTGTACTGGTATTGGAACTATTTATGAATTTACACGATATACCAAACTACATGAAACTATTTCTATATTAACTCAATTTAATCTGATACCCTTTAACTCTATTTCTGGAGGTATTATGACGCATTTTGCAAATATCATAATGTTTATGCCTCTTGGTTTTCTTCTACCATTTATCTGGAGACAATTCAAATCACCTTGGAAAGTAATAGGTACAGCATTACTTTTTTCAATGATGATTGAATTAAGTCAACTTTTGAATATGCGATCTACTGATATAGATGATTTAATAATGAATACAATTGGAGCATTTTTAGGATGGACAATTTATTCTTTATTCAAAAAATTATTTAAAGATAACCATGAAAAACAATTTCATAATTTAGATAAAGCAACACTATCTTTTTTAGCTCATTATGAAGCTTGCTTTTATCTGATTCTTTCATTTGCAGGAGTATTTTTTCTTTATAATCCACTATTATTCTAA
- a CDS encoding PH domain-containing protein has protein sequence MGLFDGIMGNASEVNTDQVQKDFANILTSSENVEKAYKLIRDMFIFTDKRLILVDKQGVTGKKTEYHSIPYKNITHFSIETSGNFDLDAELKIWISGTQLPIEKQFNKSLNIYELQSVLAHYVLK, from the coding sequence ATGGGATTATTTGACGGTATAATGGGAAATGCCTCTGAAGTAAATACAGATCAGGTACAAAAAGATTTTGCTAATATATTGACCTCTTCAGAAAATGTTGAAAAAGCATATAAATTAATTCGTGACATGTTCATTTTTACAGATAAAAGACTTATATTAGTGGATAAACAAGGAGTTACCGGTAAGAAAACAGAATACCACTCAATTCCATATAAAAACATTACTCACTTCAGCATAGAAACCTCAGGAAATTTTGATTTAGATGCAGAATTAAAAATTTGGATATCAGGAACTCAACTGCCTATAGAAAAACAATTTAATAAAAGTCTAAATATATATGAGCTTCAAAGTGTACTAGCCCATTATGTATTGAAATAG
- a CDS encoding spore coat protein, whose product MDEKELMQDLLTSEKQVISAYSTGITETSCVNLRNTLVNNFKNAQDVQYKIFDTMRQKGWYPTKDAQATEVQQLKDQSNQMMSSLK is encoded by the coding sequence ATGGATGAAAAGGAACTTATGCAGGACCTTTTAACTAGTGAAAAACAGGTTATTTCAGCGTATAGTACAGGGATAACAGAAACTTCTTGTGTCAATTTAAGAAATACTTTGGTAAATAATTTCAAGAATGCTCAGGATGTTCAATACAAAATTTTTGATACTATGAGACAGAAAGGCTGGTATCCTACAAAGGATGCTCAGGCAACAGAGGTGCAACAATTAAAAGATCAATCTAATCAGATGATGAGCTCATTGAAATAG
- a CDS encoding ABC transporter permease: MYRFLQIFKRDFLNLLFNPMWIFYAAVFPFLMVLILGFLTSGNYGRIITSYDYYGISIMIYIVFNTSTIASNSFMEERIKRPNMRIIYSPIPKDYIYISKIAATFTFSSIFHILIIILLNITLKVNFGGENVGLIVLILMLFEIFASALGVLFCCIFKSENTANQVLSIVINISAILGGLFFRLDGFGNTVEKISYASPVKWIVTDIFKVIYDRDFSCCLPTVIILILLSAIAIFLCGKFYRTEDYI; the protein is encoded by the coding sequence ATGTATAGATTTTTACAGATATTCAAGAGGGACTTCTTAAATTTATTATTTAACCCTATGTGGATTTTTTATGCTGCCGTTTTTCCATTTTTAATGGTTTTGATTCTAGGTTTCTTAACCAGCGGCAATTATGGGAGAATCATTACTTCCTATGATTATTATGGTATTTCTATAATGATTTATATAGTTTTTAATACTTCCACCATAGCCTCAAATAGCTTTATGGAGGAGCGTATTAAACGGCCGAATATGAGGATAATCTACTCTCCCATACCTAAAGATTATATATATATTTCCAAAATAGCAGCTACTTTTACTTTTTCTTCTATTTTTCACATACTGATAATCATACTTCTAAATATTACTTTAAAGGTTAACTTCGGAGGTGAAAATGTTGGTCTTATAGTTTTAATACTGATGTTGTTTGAGATTTTTGCTTCTGCCCTTGGAGTATTGTTTTGCTGTATTTTCAAGAGTGAAAACACTGCTAACCAGGTTTTAAGTATTGTGATAAATATTTCAGCCATATTAGGAGGACTATTTTTCAGACTTGATGGATTCGGAAATACTGTAGAAAAGATAAGCTATGCGTCACCGGTAAAATGGATTGTTACGGACATTTTTAAAGTTATATACGATAGAGATTTTTCCTGCTGCTTACCTACAGTGATTATATTAATCCTATTATCTGCGATAGCTATATTTTTATGTGGAAAATTTTATAGAACGGAGGACTATATATGA
- a CDS encoding DUF1129 family protein, with the protein MSKQGNSVEKMIEENNQLREKLTDNNKEYYEKLLLYIRSAGLFYDDYEVESLLLQILQDIISAQNHGQSAEEFFGKNPQAAADELIHNLGKASKKEILKLVGLVFIISSFFSLLSALTTGDKGINILVLILNGILSFLVVGIVFFILHKGIYKKIITKKFTDFLFIWLFFILIIGLFVLIQLFTPSILTVYLSNLSGICIISILLIGVTAFVFTRNNQVRQIWWSFLPFVWILGVIGIVSRLPLMENYISSNNGKIMIILLTVFGLILFYGLTYLNLRKEK; encoded by the coding sequence ATGAGTAAACAAGGCAATTCTGTAGAAAAAATGATTGAAGAGAATAATCAATTACGAGAAAAACTAACAGATAATAACAAAGAATATTATGAAAAGCTGTTGTTGTATATTCGCAGCGCTGGTTTATTTTACGATGATTATGAAGTAGAAAGTTTATTACTACAAATTTTACAGGATATAATATCTGCTCAAAACCATGGACAATCTGCAGAAGAATTCTTTGGAAAAAATCCGCAGGCGGCAGCAGATGAGTTAATTCACAATCTTGGAAAAGCCAGCAAGAAAGAAATTCTTAAACTAGTAGGTTTGGTTTTTATTATTAGTTCATTCTTTTCTCTACTGAGTGCATTAACCACTGGGGATAAAGGGATAAATATACTTGTATTAATTTTAAATGGAATATTGAGTTTTCTAGTTGTGGGAATCGTATTTTTCATACTACACAAGGGCATTTATAAAAAAATCATTACAAAAAAATTTACTGATTTTCTGTTTATATGGCTGTTTTTTATTTTAATTATAGGATTATTTGTATTAATTCAATTATTTACTCCTTCCATTTTAACGGTATACTTATCGAACTTATCAGGAATTTGTATAATATCCATATTGCTTATTGGTGTTACTGCATTCGTATTTACTCGTAATAATCAAGTTAGACAGATTTGGTGGTCCTTTTTACCTTTTGTATGGATTTTAGGGGTTATCGGGATTGTCTCAAGATTACCTTTAATGGAAAATTATATATCAAGTAATAATGGTAAAATCATGATAATATTATTGACTGTTTTTGGACTAATCCTTTTTTATGGATTGACCTATTTAAACTTGAGAAAGGAAAAATAG